Proteins found in one Plasmodium gaboni strain SY75 chromosome 13, whole genome shotgun sequence genomic segment:
- a CDS encoding ER lumen protein retaining receptor, whose amino-acid sequence MNIFRLIGDILHLVSMYILIMKLKKSKNCIGISCRMQELYLIVFLCRYIDLFFVFVSFYNTVMKITFILTIAYTIYLIRLKLPISQTYNRKVDNFKSEKYLIPPCLVLSLLTCKTYNLYNILWSFSIWLESVAILPQLVLLEKQREVENITSHYVITMGLYRAFYILNWIYRYFFDDKPYINVVGWIGGLIQTLLYIDFFYYFALAKWYGKKLVLPFNGEV is encoded by the exons atgaatatatttagaCTGATCGGTGATATTTTGCACTTAGTAAGTATGTATATACTTATTATGAAATTAAAGAAATCAAAGAATTGTATAGGAATATCATGTCGTATGCAAGAATTGTATTtaattgtatttttatGCAG ATATATTGATCtcttttttgtttttgtgAGTTTTTACAATACAGTTATGAAAATAACTTTCATACTAACAATAGCatatactatatatttaataagaTTGAAACTACCCATATCTCAAACATACAATAGAAAAGTAGACAATTTTAAAAgtgaaaaatatttgattCCTCCATGTTTAG TTTTGAGTTTGTTAACCTGTAAAACATACAACTTGTATAACATTTTATGGTCCTTTTCTATATGGTTAGAAAGTGTCGCTATATTGCCTCAACTAGTATTACTTGAAAAACAAAGAGAAGTTGAAAATATTACCTCCCACTATGTTATTACTATGGGATTATATAGAGCtttctatattttaaattGGATATATAGATATTTCTTTGATGACAAAccatatattaatgtaGTAGGATGGATTGGTGGTTTAATACaaacattattatatatagatttcttttattattttgcCTTAGCAAAATGGTatggaaaaaaattagTTCTTCCCTTTAATGGTGaagtataa
- a CDS encoding putative proteasome subunit alpha type-7 has translation MSYDRAITVFSPDGHLLQVEHALEAVKKGGCAVAIKSSNFAVLAVEKKNIPKLQNPKTTEKLIKLDDHNCLAFAGLNADARVLVNKTRLECQRYYLNMDEPAPVDYIAKYVAKVQQKFTHRGGVRPFGIATLIAGFKNNKEICIYQTEPSGIYAAWKAQAIGKNAKIVQEFLEKNYQENMEQKDCIFLALKAIFEVVELSSKNVEVALLTEKDLTFIDEQEINSMVELIDQERTKNNEQNE, from the exons ATGTCTTATGATAGAGCTATAACAGTTTTTAGTCCTGATGGACATTTGCTACAAGTAGAACATGCCTTAGAAGCAGTTAAAAAGGGAGGCTGTGCTGTAGCTATAAAAAGTTCAAATTTCGCTGTTTTAGCAGttgaaaaaaagaatatacCTAAATTACAAAACCCCAAAACTACTGAAAAATTGATTAAATTAGATGATCATAATTGTTTGGCCTTTGCTGGTTTAAATGCTGATGCAAGAGTATTAGTCAATAAG ACTCGATTAGAATGCCAGagatattatttaaatatggATGAACCGGCACCCGTGGATTATATTGCAAAATATGTTGCAAAAGTTCAACAGAAATTTACACATAGAGGTGGTGTAAGACCATTTGGTATAGCCACACTAATAGCTGGttttaaaaacaataaagaaatatgtatttatcAAACCGAACCAAGTGGTATTTATGCAGCTTGGAAAGCTCAAGCTATTGGAAAAAATGCAAAGATTGTACAAGAGTTTTTAGAAAAAAACTATCAAGAAAATATGGAACAGAAAGATTGTATCTTTTTAGCTTTAAAAGCTATATTTGAg GTTGTTGAATTAAGTAGTAAAAATGTAGAAGTTGCATTACTCACAGAGAAGGATTTAACTTTTATCGACGAACAAGAAATAAATTCAATG gTGGAATTAATTGATCAAGAAAGAACAAAGAATAACGAACAAAATGAGTAA
- a CDS encoding putative RNA polymerase II transcription factor B subunit 4 has protein sequence MEKNEETTKKDDIIKDEELVKNHLILIIDVNLLIWCEGVQIKFENNIMRSLKLHEFLKSVFQFIRFYCVMCNSERICIISTCSNNCKIIYENYISFAKNNLTENDFCSDTYDKLVNFINENKKEKMSESSLSSALTIALCYNNRIRNLYENINTRLFLLDISKSHYYTNQYTQLMNIAYNAKRNNIIIDVFSLNYKTQILEQICNITNGLYLDNTIFQSINPYGNIQDILTQTIIFWYLPSVNTRKYFSNTYLNEDTNIAVCTCHNKQIDIAYICSCCLAIYCSEKNLQTNKDRLSCAICKTRFTKSLLRNKHVSDLDFSFM, from the coding sequence ATGGAGAAAAATGAGGAGACTACTAAGAAAGATGACATAATAAAAGATGAAGAACTTGTTAAGaatcatttaattttaataattgatgtaaatttattaatatggTGTGAGGGAGTTCAAATAaaatttgaaaataatattatgagatcattaaaattacatgaatttttaaaatcTGTTTTTCAGTTTATTCGCTTTTATTGTGTAATGTGTAATTCTGAAAGAATATGCATTATATCTACTTGTAGTAATAATTGTAAAATCATATATGagaattatatatcatttgCTAAAAACAATTTAACAGAAAATGATTTTTGTAGTGATACATATGATAAGTTAgttaattttattaatgaaaataaaaaagaaaaaatgagTGAAAGCTCATTATCATCAGCTTTAACAATAGCtttatgttataataatagaatacgtaatttatatgaaaatattaatactagattatttttattagaTATATCAAAAAGTCATTATTATACAAATCAATATACACAATTAATGAATATTGCATATAATGCTAAAcgaaataatattataattgATGTTTTCTCTCTTAATTATAAAACACAAATTCTGGAAcaaatatgtaatataacCAATGGATTATATTTAGATAATACAATATTTCAAAGTATTAACCCTTATGGTAATATTCAAGATATATTAACTCAGACTATAATCTTTTGGTACCTACCTTCTGTTAATActagaaaatatttttcaaacACCTATCTAAATGAAGATACAAATATAGCTGTCTGCACATGCCATAATAAGCAAATTGATATAGcttatatatgttcatgTTGTTTGGCTATATATTGTtcagaaaaaaatttacaaaCAAATAAGGATAGATTATCTTGCGCTATATGCAAAACAAGATTTACTAAGTCTCTTCTCAGGAATAAACATGTTTCAGACTTAGATTTTTCATTTATGTAG
- a CDS encoding hypothetical protein (conserved Plasmodium protein, unknown function), with product MHRLIYVQNQYMYDKKKSTNIKIIEEERDKHLYVIKSIPLKGKQLNVKKDTGLCNKYNINNSLNYEMKKKVEYYTNNKRNHLNSKNNTFFLYNINNSNNEKKISHNKQIQFKNNNMCYINVNKSFNNEANDIKQIRTNSCISYLNKIKKNGNKYYHIYKNMYGKTTQVDNMYRTNISTSSKKNMNNNNSFGKYMIQNIINNNIYSANNNINYNIQQLNINCNEKNCSHKLNKSGLIKTYSFNNYNNPYGTYKKGQIIIKNKSLIQQKWGNKYIYRNKQENTNYSPCYYMKCKENKSNLSCYKKCCYLKDSSDKLKTIYTNNKKYHSYKNLGNIKSTQGYSPLSSRSIHKFELKKKLSNIRNWKYFYRVHNNNNKKKRKKKKKKFFSCSVFRYDNIKSNTLPNKTYHTNDNNKKDMCPKTISLIIKKENPTIRRNKDNDDDNIIPNNNYFINLLVSGEKEANLLIEKAYKNRDDLMKHMNEKIEDEINEFRIKEHMKYELSYKQMEEEMKNYELLIQNELDNMELQTKQITLNIEDISDYVIRHIIHVNLTIGYNLLKGFLPIQNILNIKLSSELEIYINKKKKEKIYFNI from the coding sequence atgcACAGGTTGATATATGTTCAAAATCaatatatgtatgataaaaaaaaaagcactaatattaaaataatagaagaagaaagagataaacatttatatgtaattaaAAGTATCCCTTTAAAAGGAAAGCAATTAAATGTTAAGAAAGATACAGGattatgtaataaatataatataaataactCCTTAAATTATGAGATGAAAAAGAAGGTGGAATATTATACTAATAATAAACGTAATCATTTAAATAGTAAGAATAATACATTCTTTttatacaatataaataattcaaataatgaaaaaaaaatttctcataataaacaaatacaatttaaaaataataacatgTGTTACATAAATGTTAATAAGTCATTTAATAATGAGGCAAATGATATAAAGCAAATTCGAACAAATAGTTGTATCAgttatttaaataaaataaaaaaaaatggaaataaatattatcatatatataaaaatatgtatgGTAAAACAACACAAGTTGATAATATGTATAGAACAAATATAAGTACGTCttccaaaaaaaatatgaataataataattcttttggtaaatatatgatacaaaatattataaacaataatatttatagtgcaaataataatataaattataatattcaacaactgaatataaattgtaatgaaaaaaattgttctcataaattaaataaaagtggtcttataaaaacatattcctttaataattataataatccTTATGGcacatataaaaaaggacaaataataattaaaaataaatcacTTATACAACAAAAATGGGgaaacaaatatatatataggaaCAAACAAGAAAATACAAATTATTCACCATGCTATTACATGAAATGTAAAGAAAACAAATCAAACCTTAGttgttataaaaaatgttgctatttaaaagattctagtgataaattaaaaacaatatatacaaataataaaaaatatcattCCTATAAAAACCTAGGTAACATAAAAAGTACTCAAGGTTATAGTCCATTATCCAGTAGATCTATACATAAAtttgaattaaaaaaaaaattatcgAACATAAGAAATTGGAAATACTTTTATAGGGTccataataataataataaaaaaaaaagaaaaaaaaaaaaaaaaaaatttttttcttgttcTGTCTTTCgatatgataatataaaaagtaataCGCTTCCGAATAAAACATATCATACgaatgataataataaaaaagatatgTGCCCCAAAACGATTTCTTTAATcataaaaaaggaaaacCCTACaataagaagaaataaaGACAACGATGATGACAACATTATTCCCAACaataattatttcattaATCTATTAGTAAGTGGTGAAAAGGAGGCAAATCTACTTATTGAAAAAgcatataaaaatagaGATGATTTAATGAAGCATatgaatgaaaaaattgaagatgaaataaatgaatTCAGAATTAAGGAACATATGAAATATGAACTAAGTTATAAGCAAATGGAAgaagaaatgaaaaattatgaaCTACTCATACAAAATGAATTAGATAATATGGAATTACAAACAAAACAAATTACATTAAATATTGAAGATATATCTGATTATGTAATAAGACATATTATTCATGTGAATTTAACTATAGgatataatttattaaaaggATTTCTACCTATACAGAATATTctaaatattaaattatcatctgaactagaaatatatattaataaaaaaaaaaaagaaaaaatatattttaatatatga
- a CDS encoding putative proteasome subunit alpha type-4, with the protein MARRYDSRTTTFSPEGRLYQVEYALEAINNASITIGLITKDGVILGADKVFISKLIDKANNYEKIYKIDKHIFCGVAGLNADANILINQSR; encoded by the coding sequence atggCTAGAAGATATGATAGTAGAACAACTACCTTTTCTCCAGAAGGAAGGTTATACCAAGTAGAATATGCTTTGGAAGCCATAAATAATGCAAGTATAACAATTGGATTAATAACAAAAGATGGAGTAATATTAGGAGCTGATAAAGTTTTTATATCCAAATTAATTGATAAAGctaataattatgaaaaaatatataaaattgataaacatatattttgtgGTGTAGCAGGATTAAATGCAGACGctaatattttaataaatcaaTCTAGAT
- a CDS encoding hypothetical protein (conserved Plasmodium protein, unknown function): MNDKNNIHNNNYYLKLENLNNNWSNNINNNNNNNNMYNTYNNNNNIYNTYNNNNMYNTYNNNNDMYNTYNNNNNNIYYNYNNNMYNNHNNRNINYKGYKLKKNYHTYSNINISRNTNYYYPPENKNVTNEYYKYDFDNVEKRECNIINDKSYKIEDKTDMKNDILYIQNNSLYNHQPTINNNTQELYHNNNNYNNDIYFYEPCEKDDYLDSSIKDIYFDIYSNDINENINNKTNDIINNNEKSNKCEENINISNNTHEYKNFVNDDKQLLLDHIKRLEYQNNIFLNNMLNMYYVCIDYIKLQDDKIKKHEEVINSQKEFISNLKKRLSSNDNTSVANDLNINHINN, translated from the coding sequence atgaatgataaaaataacatccataataataattattatttaaaacTGGAAAACCTGAACAACAATTGGAgcaataatattaataataataataataataataatatgtataatacctataataataataataatatatataatacctataataataataatatgtataatacctataataataataatgatatgtataatacctataataataataataataatatatattataactataataataatatgtataataaccataataatagaaatattaattataaaggttataaattaaaaaaaaactatcatacatattcaaatataaatatatcaaggaatacaaattattattaccCTCCTGAGAATAAAAATGTGACTAATGagtattataaatatgacTTTGATAATGTGGAAAAAAGAGAgtgtaatataataaatgataaatcTTATAAAATTGAAGACAAAACAGATATgaaaaatgatatattatatattcaaaataatagCTTATACAATCATCAACCTAcaattaataataacacACAAGAATTATAccataataataataattacaataacgatatatatttttatgaacCTTGTGAAAAAGATGATTATTTGGATTCCTctataaaagatatatactttgatatttatagtaatgatataaatgaaaacataaataataaaaccaatgatattataaataataatgaaaaaagtaataaatgtgaagagaatataaatatttcaaataatactcatgaatataaaaattttgtaaatgatgataaacaattattattagaCCATATAAAAAGACTTGaatatcaaaataatatattccttaataatatgttgaatatgtattatgtatgtattgattatataaagttacaagatgataaaattaaaaaacaTGAAGAAGTTATCAATTCACAAAAGGAATTTATTTCCAATTTAAAGAAAAGGTTATCTTCTAATGATAACACAAGTGTAGCAAAtgatttaaatattaatcatatcaataattaa